The following are encoded together in the Choristoneura fumiferana chromosome 4, NRCan_CFum_1, whole genome shotgun sequence genome:
- the LOC141427117 gene encoding uncharacterized protein yields the protein MFTKIALIAACLFGIACAGGLNTGLGAASHGTALGHGAYGSGLGYGGYGSGLGYGGLGHAGYGAGLGYGSGYNGIGGAGYGGLGYAGYGAGLGNAGYGGLGYAGFGAGLGGTGYNAGVGYAGYGAGLSNAGYGGLGYAGYGAGLGNGHAGSSVSSYQYRINHPPSYGAGYGGYAAGAYSRGAYASGAYGRGAYGSAAVAGW from the exons atgTTCACTAAG ATTGCTCTCATTGCTGCCTGCCTATTTGGTATCGCCTGTGCCGGTGGCCTTAACACCGGTCTTGGTGCAGCCAGCCACGGGACAGCCCTCGGACATGGTGCATATGGCTCAGGACTTGGATACGGTGGCTACGGCTCAGGTCTTGGTTACGGTGGACTTGGCCACGCTGGCTACGGAGCTGGACTCGGCTACGGTAGTGGCTACAACGGAATAGGCGGCGCTGGTTATGGTGGACTTGGCTACGCTGGCTACGGCGCTGGACTGGGCAATGCCGGCTACGGTGGACTCGGCTACGCTGGCTTCGGTGCTGGACTGGGTGGTACTGGCTACAATGCTGGAGTTGGTTACGCTGGCTACGGTGCTGGTCTCAGCAACGCTGGCTATGGTGGACTTGGTTACGCTGGCTACGGCGCTGGTCTGGGCAACGGTCACGCCGGATCTTCTGTATCTTCGTACCAATACCGCATTAACCACCCTCCTTCCTACGGTGCTGGTTACGGTGGCTACGCTGCTGGTGCCTACAGTCGCGGTGCCTACGCTAGCGGCGCTTACGGCCGTGGTGCTTACGGCAGTGCTGCCGTCGCTGGATGGTGA